The Candidatus Binatia bacterium genomic interval TCGCGACGAGCGTCACGAAGACGTAAAACGCCTCCGCGATCTGCGCCGCTAGCACGCCGTCCACCGCAGCTTCGCGTGAGCGGCCCGCGCGCGCGCGATCGCCGCGTCGTCCACCGGACCGTCGACGAGCATCGTGAAGTGCCCCATCTTGCGGCGCGCGACGGCGTGGCGCTTGCCGTAGACGTGCAAGACGATCGACGGATCGCGCAGCAGGTCGGGGATTCCCGCAAGGTGGTCGCCGTGGCCGTCACCGAGCACGTTCATCATGATCGCGTTCGCGAGCAGCCGCGGCGGCGAGAGCGGCAGATCGCAGATCGCGCGGACGTGCTGCTCGTACTGCGAGCAGGGCGTGACGTCGATCGTGTAGTGGCCGCTGTTATGCGGACGGGGCGCAATCTCGTTGAGCAGCAGCTCGCCCGCGGTCGAGAGGAAGAACTCGACGCAGTACGTACCGACGATGCCGATCCCCCGCCCGACCGCGGCGGCCGTCTCCTTCGCGCGCCGCGCGGTCGCTTCGTCAACGCGCGCGGGCGCGATCGTCATCGCGAGCACGCCGCGGTCGTGCTCGTTCTCGGCGACGGGATAGGCGACGATCTCGTCGTGCTCGTTGCGCGTGGCAACGACGCTGAGCTCGCGCTCGAGCTCGACGGCGCGCTCGAAAATCAGCTCGACGCCGTTTGCGGCCGCGAGCGCTGCGCGCGCTTCGTCGAGCGAGGCTACCGCCCACTGGCCCTTGCCGTCGTAGCCGCCGCGCACCGTCTTGAGGATCGCCGGAAATCCGACGCTCTCGGCCGCTGCAACGAGCTCCGCCTCGCTCGCAACGCGCGCGAACGGCGTCGTCGCAATGCCTGCCGTGCGCGCGAACTCCTTCTCGAGGAGCCGGTTCTGCGTCACGTGCAGCACGCCGCTCCCAGGCAGCACCCGATGCCCGAGCTCTTCGAGGCGGCGCACCGAGCCGATGTCGATGTTCTCGAACTCGTACGTCACGACGTCGCTACGCCGGCCGAGCTCCTCGACGGCTGCGAGATCGTGGTACGCGGCGACGATCTGCTCGTCGGCGACCTGGCCGCACGGCGAATGCTCCTGGGGGTCGAGCGTTATGACGTTGTAGCCCATGCGCTTCGCGTCGAGCGCGAACATGCGCCCGAGCTGGCCGCCGCCGATGACGCCGATCGTCTCGACGTGCTTCAATCGAGAACGCTGGAGGCCGCGGCGTCGTGCATGCGCGCGACGTACGCCGCGAGGCGCTCCGCGACGCCGGGATCCGCGAGCGCGACGATGCGCGCCGCGAAGAGCGCGGCGTTGACCGCGCCCCCGATCGCCATCGTCGCGACCGGAACGCCCGCCGGCATCTGCACGATCGAGAGCAGCGAGTCGAGCCCGCTCAAGCGCGCGGATTGCACCGGGACGCCGATGACCGGAATCAACGTCTTCGCGGCGGTCATTCCGGGAAGGTGCGCGGCGCCGCCGGCCGCCGCGATAATCGCGCGCAGACCGCGATCCGCGGCCGATTGCGCGTAGTCGAACATCTCGTCGGGCATGCGGTGCGCGGAAACGACGCGCGTCTCGCACGGAACTCCGAGTTCTTCGAGCGTATCGCGCGCGGCCGCCATCGTCTCCCAATCCGAACGGCTGCCCATGATGATACCGACGACCGGTGCTCCGTCCTTTTGCGCCATCGTCGATGCGCTTCGCCAAGCGCCGGTTTTGTCATCCATGCCCGGAGGGTCGGCGTCGCGGGGCGAAGGGTGCGTCATGCCACGTTTTCTTCTGGGGATCAACTACTGGCCGCGGCAGAGCGCGATGTATATGTGGCAACGCTTCGACGTCGCCGCGATCGGCGAGGACATGGCGCGCATCAAGTCGCTCGGTCTCGACGCGGTGCGCTTCTTTCTGATGTGGGACGCCTTCCAACCGGAGCCGGGGAGGATGGACGACGACGCGCTGCGCCGCTTCGACGCGGTGATGGATCGCATCGCCGATGCGGGCCTGCGCGCGATGCCGACGCTCTTCTGCGGTCACATGAGCGGCGTCAATTGGCTGCCGGCGTGGAGCCTCGAGCGCGAAACCGTGAAGGGCCGCTTCCGCACGATCGCCGGCGGCGCCGTCGTCGAGCGGCAGATCGGCGACTTCTACGCCGACCCCGAGTTGGTGCGCGCGCAGGTCTTCTTCGCGAGGCGCGTCGGCGAACGCGTCCGCGACCATCCGGCGCTTCTCGGCTGGGATCTCGGCAACGAGTTCTCCAACGTGCGCGAGCCCGCGACGCCGGACGACGCGGCGCGTTGGAGCGCGCGGCTGACCGAGACGCTGCTCGACGTCTCGGGCGCGCCGGTCAGCGGCGGGATGCACGGCGAGGATCTCGATCGCGATCGTCGCTTGCGGCCGTCGAGCATCGCCCGGCCGTGGGAGTTTGCAACGATGCACGGCTACTCGGTCTACAGCGCGTTCGCGCGCGACCGTCTCGACACGAACGTCGTGCCGTTTCTCTGTCAGCTCCAACAATCGTTTAGCGGCAAGCGCGTCCTCTTCAGCGAGCTGGGAAACCCCGCGTGCCCGCCGGACACGGAGCAGGTCGACGGCTTCGCCTGTCTCGACGAGAACGAGATGGCGCACTACGCGCGCGGCGCGATCGATCGCCTGCACGCGCGCGGCGCCCTCGGCGCTTTCTGGTGGTGCTGGGCCGATTACGATCCGGCGCTCGCGGCGCTTGCGCCATTCGATCTCGCGCCGCACGAGCTGCGATTCGGCGTCGTTCGGAGCGACGCGACCTTCAAGCCGGTCGCGCAGACGCTCGCGCAGATCGCCGCGGAGAATCGCAGCGTCGTCGAAGCGCTTCCGGCTCCGATCGCCGATCAAGCCGAGCACTACGCCGGGTTGCCCGAGAGCATCGTTGCCGAGTATCGTGCGTATTGTGACACGCATGAATGAGCCGGCGCGCACGCTGATCGTCACCGGCGCGAGCTCGGGCATCGGCCGAGCGCTGGCGCTTGCGGGAGCGAAGGCCGGATTCCGCATCGTCGCGACCGCGCGACGAGCCGACCGGCTCGAGGAACTGGTGCGTGAGATTCGCAGCGCGCGCGGCGCGTGCATCGCGATTGCGGGCGACGTGACGGCGCGCGATATGCCGGCGCGAATCGTCGAAGCCGCGACGAACGCGTTCGAGCGGATCGACGTCGTCGTCAACAACGCCGGCCTCGGCGCCTACGGCGCGCTGCTCGAGATCAGCGACGCCGAGATCGAGGCGCAGTGGCAGCTCCACGTCGGCGCGCCGATCCGCTTAGCGCGCGCGGCGCTCCCGCAGCTCGAGGCGACGCGCGGTCAGCTCGTCTTCATCGGCTCGGGCATCGTGCGCGTGCCGCTGCCGCGCTACGGCGGGTACGCGCCGGCGAAGGCCGCGATCCGTGCCGCCGCGATCCAGCTGCGGCGCGAGCTGCGCTCGAAGGGGATCGCGGTAACGTACGTGGATCCCGGGGTCGTCGCGTCGGAATTTCACTCGCGGCTCGGGATCAAGCGCACCGTGAATCTCGTCGCCTCGCCCGAACAGGCGGCGCGCGCGATCCTGCGCGGCATCCGGCATCGCTCGGCCGTCGTCAACGCGGTGAAATGGCAGACGGCGTTCTCGACGATCGGCGAATGGGCCGGCACGCTCGCGGATCCGATCATCATCCGCTCCTTCACGAACCAACCCGCTGCGGTCGACGAAACAGTGTGTCACCCTGAGCGAAGGCCCGAAGGGCCGCAGGTGAAGGTCGAAGGGCGTAAGGACAATTTCGACGCCGCGCTCGAACCGGTTGCGCGGCGTATGGAACGCGTAAAGTTACCCGCAAGTTTTCTGCGTGAGGCGATGTCGCCGGGCGCGACGCTCGAACTCAACGCGCTGGCGATGCGCTGGGCCGGAATGCCGAATAAGAACGAGCGCGCGGTATTGCGCGAAGCGCTCGACGCCCTCGCGGCCGGGGGTTTTCTCGAACCCGCGCAGGAGGAGACGTGGAGAGTGCTGCGCGCCGCCGACTGAGCGGCCCGATCTACACCGCGCCGTTTACGATGGCCGCGCGCTGAGCCGGCGCAGATACTTCAGGCCGAGCGCCGCGAAGAAGAGCAGCGTCGCGAGGAGCACGATCGTCGCGCCGCTCGACGCGCGCACGTAGTACGACAAGTAGAGGCCGCCGAGCGTGCTCGCGGCGCCGAGCAGCGCCGAAAGCGCCATCATCGGCGCGAAGCGCGACGTCAGCTGATAGGCGGCGGCCGCGGGCGTGACGAGCAGCGCCGCGACGAGCACGATGCCCACGGCCTGCAGCGCGACGACGATCGTCAGCGCGAGCATCACGAGCAGCGCGTACTCGTATGCCGGCGACGCGATGCCGCTCGCCTGCGCCACGACCGGATCGAACGTCGTATAGAGCAGCCCGCGGAAGAGCACGACGACGGCGGCTGCGACCGCGACGCTCAACCCGAGGATCAGCCAGAGATCCTGCGGCTGCACGGCGAGGATGTCGCCGAAGAGAAAGCTCTGCAGGTCCACCGCATAGCTGCGCTGCTGGCTCATCAGAAAGACGCCGAGCGCGAACATCCCGGTGAAGAGCACGCCGATCGTCGTGTCGAGCGAGATGCGGCCGCGGCGATGGACGAAGCCGATGCCGAGCGCCGTCAGCACCGCGACGACCGCCGCGCCGAGGTAGAAGTTCGCGCCGCGCAAGTATGCGATCACGATTCCCGCAAACGAGGCGTGCGCGATGCCGTCGCCGATGAACGAGAGGCGCCGCAGGATGACGTACGTGCCCATCGTCGAGCACAGCAAGCCGACGGCGAGCGCCGCGACGAACGCGCGCTGCATGAACGCGTAGTGGAACGGCGCCGTTAATGCTTCCACGGCTCGTCTCGGACTTCGGGATGGGCGGCGTGGGCCGCGTGCGGCTCGTGATCGAGGCGCAGATGGCCGTGCGTGTGCGTGTGCTCGCGGATCGCGGTGTACGCGCCGGATTCGACGACCTCGCGCGGCGTGCCGAGCGCGAGGACGCGGCGATCGAGCACGAGCAGCCGGTCGAACCATTCGTCGACCCGATCGAGGTCGTGGGTCGCGACGAGCACCGGCATCCCCTCGCCGACGAGCTCGCGCACGATCTCGCGCAACGACTCTTCGGTCGCCGCGTCGACGCCGGTCGTCGGCTCGTCGAGCAGCAGCAGTTGTGGCTCTTGCGCGATTGCGCGCGCGACAAAGGCGCGTTGCTGCTGTCCGCCCGAGAGATTCGCGATGCGGCGCTCCGCGAGCGGGCCCATCTTCACGACGTCGAGGGCGCGGCGCACGATCTCTCGATCGCGCGCACCGAATCGCTGCCAGAAGCGCAGCCGCGAGAAGCGCCCCATCGCGACGACGTCCCAGACCGTCGCGGGAAACGACCAATCCACCGCCTCGACCTGCGGCACGTACGCGATCGCTCCGGCCGGCAGATCGTGCGGCCGCGACCCGAGGACGCGCAACTCGCCGCTCGCGGGAAGCAAGAGTCCGGCGATCGTCTTGAGGAGCGTCGACTTTCCCGAGCCGTTCGGCCCGACGATCCCGAGCGCTTCGCCGTAGTGCACCGAGAGCGTCGCACCGACGAGCGCGGTGAAATCGTCGTAGCGGACGACGAGATCGCGCGCGACGACCGCTTCGCCGTCATCGAGGCGGGCGAGCGGCAGCGTCATTTGAGCGCCTTGACGATGACGGCGGTATCGTAGGTCAGCATCGCGATGTAGTTGGCGACACGCGGGTCGGTACCGATCGAATCGTCGTAGAGATTCTCTACGACCTGGATTCCGGCGGCTTGCGCGATCGAGTAGAGGATCTTCGGGCTGTACTCCGGTTCGCTGAAGACCGCGCGCACGTTGTGGCGCTTCGCGAGATCGATGAGGCCGGCGATCTGCGCGGGGTTCGGCTCCTGGCCGGGATTGCGTTCGACGAAACCGAGCGTCGTGATGCCGAAGCGGTCGTTGTAGTACTGCCACGCGTTATGAAAGACGATCATGTAGCGATGGGATGGCGGAATCGTCGCGATCGACGCCCGGATGCGAGCGATCAGCTCGTCGAGCCGCGCGTCGTAGGCCGTCGCGTTGCGCCGGTAGCCGGCTGCGTGCGCGGGATCGATCGCGATCAGCGCGTCGCGGATCTTACGCACGTACTCCTTCGCGAGCACGGGATCCATCCAGAGGTGCGGATTGAGGTTCTTCACCGGCATGCCGTCGGCGCAGACGACGACGCGCAGATCGCGCGACGACGCGTCGCGCAGAAGCCGGTCGAGCCACGCTTCGAGCCCGGCGCCGTTTTCGACGAGCAGATTGGCGTCGGCGACCGTTGCGACGTCGGCCGGAGCCGGCTGGAACGTCTCCGGCGAGGCGCCGATCGGCACGATGCTCTTTACGCTCACGTATTCGCCGCCGACCCCTTGCACGAACGAGTTGAGGGTGGAGATCGTCGTCGCGACGTGAATCTTGCCGTCCGGCGCGGTCGGGCTATGCGCCGCGCACGCCGTTAGCGCGGCGAGGAGCGCGATCGTGGCGACGCGCCTCATCTGCACGCGCTGCATCGTCCGAAGAACTCCATCGCGTGACCGTCCAGCTCGAAGCCGTGGAGCTTGCGCAGCGATTCGGCGAAGCGCTCGATCGCGTCGCAGTCTACGTCTTCGACGCGCCCGCAGTTGCCGCAGATCGCGTGGTGATGGTGGCGCTCCGGCTCGCAGAGCATGTAACTCGCCTCGCCGGCGGCGTCGGTGCGTTCGGTGATTTCGCCCCTCGCTCGCAGGCGCTCGAGCGTGCGATAGACCGTCGAGAGCGAGACGCGCGTGCCGCCGCGCTTCAGGCGCTCGTAGATGTCGGCCGCGGAGAGAAAGCGCGGCTCGCGCGCCAGGATCGAGGCGATCTGCTCGCGCGGGCGCGTGACGTATTCAGCCCGGACTCCCATTCGAGGGGCTATTTGCGAATCGTTTGCAAAAGTCTTGCTAGGGAGTCGGCGAGGGTGCCGGCGAGGGGCAGCCGGCTGCGTCGCTCTTCGCCTTCGCGTGGACCTGGTCGCGCCAGTATGCGGACGTATCGGCCCACGCCGGCAGCGTGAGATCGACCGCCTGGGCTCTGGTCTGCACCTTTGGAATGATGTCCTGGAAAGCGGCCGGCACTTGTCCGTCGCGCTCGTTGACGACCCTCGCGAGAGCGAGCCACGCATCGGAGAGCATCATTGCCGGCAGCGCCTTTGCGGCGGCCGGACACGACGCGTTCAGGCGCGCGGCGACGTCGGAATCGAGCGCCAGCGCCCATGCCGAGGTCGCGGCGATCTGCGTGAAGAGCCCCGCGCGCTGCGTCTCGGAGCAGAGCGTGTTGAGGATCTCGCCCTCTTCGTTGAGCGTCGAGAGCACGTCGGCGATCGCCGCATATCGCTGGAGCAGTTGCGCGGTGCCGTTGCCCGGCGGATGCCGGTCGTAATCGCGTACGTGCTGGGCAGCGTCGTCAATCGTCTGGCCGTTGCAGCGATCGGACGCGACCAGAACCGGCGCCGCCGCGCCGGCGGGAGACGCCCCGAGGAGCGAGGCCGCAACGAGCGCCAGCGCGAGAGTTTGCAAGAGCTTGCTCATCGGCTTTGACAGGTGCCCAGCCCGGCACGTACAATCCTCCAGGTCGCCAAACGACCCGCTGACCGTGTCACCCTAAAGCGGCGTCGAAGGGTAGGGCGCGGTCGCATGGGGATGTAGCTCAGCTGGTAGAGCACTTGCTTCGCATGTAAGGGGTCGGGGGTTCGAGTCCCCCCATCTCCACCATCGGAAACGCCTTACTCTGTAAAGAGTTCTGGCGTTTTTGTTTCCGCGGCAATGCGAAGCGATGAGCCGCATTTACGACAATCGTACGACAATTGGGTTCGAGCGCGGCGAAGATCCGGTCCGCGGTTTGGG includes:
- a CDS encoding SDR family NAD(P)-dependent oxidoreductase yields the protein MNEPARTLIVTGASSGIGRALALAGAKAGFRIVATARRADRLEELVREIRSARGACIAIAGDVTARDMPARIVEAATNAFERIDVVVNNAGLGAYGALLEISDAEIEAQWQLHVGAPIRLARAALPQLEATRGQLVFIGSGIVRVPLPRYGGYAPAKAAIRAAAIQLRRELRSKGIAVTYVDPGVVASEFHSRLGIKRTVNLVASPEQAARAILRGIRHRSAVVNAVKWQTAFSTIGEWAGTLADPIIIRSFTNQPAAVDETVCHPERRPEGPQVKVEGRKDNFDAALEPVARRMERVKLPASFLREAMSPGATLELNALAMRWAGMPNKNERAVLREALDALAAGGFLEPAQEETWRVLRAAD
- a CDS encoding beta-galactosidase gives rise to the protein MPRFLLGINYWPRQSAMYMWQRFDVAAIGEDMARIKSLGLDAVRFFLMWDAFQPEPGRMDDDALRRFDAVMDRIADAGLRAMPTLFCGHMSGVNWLPAWSLERETVKGRFRTIAGGAVVERQIGDFYADPELVRAQVFFARRVGERVRDHPALLGWDLGNEFSNVREPATPDDAARWSARLTETLLDVSGAPVSGGMHGEDLDRDRRLRPSSIARPWEFATMHGYSVYSAFARDRLDTNVVPFLCQLQQSFSGKRVLFSELGNPACPPDTEQVDGFACLDENEMAHYARGAIDRLHARGALGAFWWCWADYDPALAALAPFDLAPHELRFGVVRSDATFKPVAQTLAQIAAENRSVVEALPAPIADQAEHYAGLPESIVAEYRAYCDTHE
- the purE gene encoding 5-(carboxyamino)imidazole ribonucleotide mutase, producing MAQKDGAPVVGIIMGSRSDWETMAAARDTLEELGVPCETRVVSAHRMPDEMFDYAQSAADRGLRAIIAAAGGAAHLPGMTAAKTLIPVIGVPVQSARLSGLDSLLSIVQMPAGVPVATMAIGGAVNAALFAARIVALADPGVAERLAAYVARMHDAAASSVLD
- a CDS encoding ABC transporter ATP-binding protein; translation: MTLPLARLDDGEAVVARDLVVRYDDFTALVGATLSVHYGEALGIVGPNGSGKSTLLKTIAGLLLPASGELRVLGSRPHDLPAGAIAYVPQVEAVDWSFPATVWDVVAMGRFSRLRFWQRFGARDREIVRRALDVVKMGPLAERRIANLSGGQQQRAFVARAIAQEPQLLLLDEPTTGVDAATEESLREIVRELVGEGMPVLVATHDLDRVDEWFDRLLVLDRRVLALGTPREVVESGAYTAIREHTHTHGHLRLDHEPHAAHAAHPEVRDEPWKH
- a CDS encoding transcriptional repressor, coding for MGVRAEYVTRPREQIASILAREPRFLSAADIYERLKRGGTRVSLSTVYRTLERLRARGEITERTDAAGEASYMLCEPERHHHHAICGNCGRVEDVDCDAIERFAESLRKLHGFELDGHAMEFFGRCSACR
- a CDS encoding metal ABC transporter substrate-binding protein, with amino-acid sequence MRRVATIALLAALTACAAHSPTAPDGKIHVATTISTLNSFVQGVGGEYVSVKSIVPIGASPETFQPAPADVATVADANLLVENGAGLEAWLDRLLRDASSRDLRVVVCADGMPVKNLNPHLWMDPVLAKEYVRKIRDALIAIDPAHAAGYRRNATAYDARLDELIARIRASIATIPPSHRYMIVFHNAWQYYNDRFGITTLGFVERNPGQEPNPAQIAGLIDLAKRHNVRAVFSEPEYSPKILYSIAQAAGIQVVENLYDDSIGTDPRVANYIAMLTYDTAVIVKALK
- a CDS encoding metal ABC transporter permease → MEALTAPFHYAFMQRAFVAALAVGLLCSTMGTYVILRRLSFIGDGIAHASFAGIVIAYLRGANFYLGAAVVAVLTALGIGFVHRRGRISLDTTIGVLFTGMFALGVFLMSQQRSYAVDLQSFLFGDILAVQPQDLWLILGLSVAVAAAVVVLFRGLLYTTFDPVVAQASGIASPAYEYALLVMLALTIVVALQAVGIVLVAALLVTPAAAAYQLTSRFAPMMALSALLGAASTLGGLYLSYYVRASSGATIVLLATLLFFAALGLKYLRRLSARPS
- the purK gene encoding 5-(carboxyamino)imidazole ribonucleotide synthase; this encodes MKHVETIGVIGGGQLGRMFALDAKRMGYNVITLDPQEHSPCGQVADEQIVAAYHDLAAVEELGRRSDVVTYEFENIDIGSVRRLEELGHRVLPGSGVLHVTQNRLLEKEFARTAGIATTPFARVASEAELVAAAESVGFPAILKTVRGGYDGKGQWAVASLDEARAALAAANGVELIFERAVELERELSVVATRNEHDEIVAYPVAENEHDRGVLAMTIAPARVDEATARRAKETAAAVGRGIGIVGTYCVEFFLSTAGELLLNEIAPRPHNSGHYTIDVTPCSQYEQHVRAICDLPLSPPRLLANAIMMNVLGDGHGDHLAGIPDLLRDPSIVLHVYGKRHAVARRKMGHFTMLVDGPVDDAAIARARAAHAKLRWTAC